A section of the Pseudomonas sp. Q1-7 genome encodes:
- a CDS encoding DUF1294 domain-containing protein codes for MSLDLTQPVQALLLTYLAMSLLCFVAYWRDKHLAIAGQRRIPESRLHLLELLGGWPGGLLAQRLIRHKNRKVAYQVKFWLIVAVHLGALGYWVSH; via the coding sequence TTGTCACTGGACCTCACCCAGCCCGTCCAGGCGTTGCTGCTGACTTACTTGGCGATGAGTCTGCTGTGCTTCGTCGCCTACTGGCGTGACAAGCACCTGGCCATCGCCGGCCAGCGACGGATTCCGGAGTCACGCTTGCATCTGCTGGAGCTTCTCGGCGGCTGGCCGGGCGGCCTGCTGGCCCAGCGGCTGATCCGCCACAAGAACCGCAAGGTCGCCTACCAGGTGAAGTTCTGGCTGATCGTGGCCGTGCATCTGGGCGCGCTGGGGTATTGGGTCTCGCATTGA
- a CDS encoding zinc-dependent alcohol dehydrogenase family protein: MLKAEYQTRGPVPQDVIEAVEFELPPVAAGQALVKVLAAPINPSDVLTLTGEYGMLPPLPAIGGNEGVGEVLEVAADVSALKPGQTVLLPVGCGTWRTHLIADAKQLIPLPSADPQQLAMLTVNPPTAYLMLRDFVDLQPGDWVIQNAANSGVGSYLIQLAKIRGLKTLNVVRRDSAVAAVRAEGGDVVLVDGPDLPKRVREATGGAPVKLGIDAVGGASTDHLAASLADGGVLVNYGRMSGEPCQVNPGSFVFRDVTLKGFWLARWFRQATPQQQMQLFGELIQLIAGGKLKARIAATYDISRIKEAVAAAASGERDGKIVLVP, from the coding sequence ATGCTCAAAGCCGAATACCAGACCCGAGGCCCGGTGCCTCAGGATGTGATCGAAGCCGTGGAGTTCGAACTGCCGCCCGTGGCCGCTGGCCAGGCGCTGGTGAAAGTGCTGGCGGCGCCGATCAATCCGTCCGACGTGCTCACCCTGACCGGCGAGTACGGCATGTTGCCGCCCCTCCCCGCCATCGGCGGCAATGAAGGCGTGGGCGAAGTGCTGGAAGTCGCCGCCGACGTCAGCGCCCTCAAGCCCGGCCAGACCGTGCTGCTGCCGGTGGGCTGCGGCACCTGGCGCACCCATCTGATCGCCGACGCCAAGCAGCTCATCCCGCTGCCCAGCGCCGACCCGCAGCAACTGGCGATGCTCACGGTCAATCCACCCACCGCCTACCTGATGCTGCGCGACTTCGTCGACCTGCAACCTGGCGACTGGGTGATCCAGAACGCCGCCAACTCCGGCGTGGGCAGTTACCTGATCCAGTTGGCGAAGATCCGCGGGCTGAAGACCCTCAACGTGGTGCGCCGCGACTCGGCGGTGGCGGCGGTCCGGGCCGAAGGTGGCGACGTGGTGCTGGTGGACGGCCCGGACCTGCCCAAGCGTGTGCGCGAAGCCACCGGCGGCGCACCGGTGAAACTGGGCATCGACGCCGTGGGCGGCGCCTCCACCGATCACCTGGCGGCCAGCCTGGCCGACGGCGGCGTGCTGGTGAACTACGGCCGCATGAGCGGCGAGCCCTGCCAGGTGAACCCGGGTTCCTTCGTGTTCCGCGACGTGACCCTGAAGGGCTTCTGGCTGGCCCGCTGGTTCCGCCAGGCCACGCCGCAGCAGCAGATGCAGCTGTTCGGCGAACTGATCCAACTGATCGCCGGCGGCAAGCTCAAGGCGCGCATCGCCGCCACCTACGACATCAGCCGGATCAAGGAAGCGGTGGCCGCGGCGGCCAGCGGCGAGCGCGACGGGAAGATCGTGCTGGTGCCCTGA
- a CDS encoding haloacid dehalogenase-like hydrolase, translating to MKIAKTLMSAALSLGLAVTAQAATELAHWPEPAAKQLNALIAKHANQGNFAVFDMDNTSYRYDLEESLLPFLEMKGVLTREKLDPSLRLIPFKDVNGHKESLNSYYYRLCEVDDLVCYPWVAQVFSGFTLGELKGYVDELMAHGKPIPATYYEGDEVKTIEINPPKVFTGQKELMNKLHENGIEVYIITAALEELVRMVAADPKYGYNVKPENVIGVTTLLKDRKTGALTTSRKQIADGQYDQKANLDLELTPYLWTPATWMSGKYAAILTYIDEWKKPILAAGDTPISDGYMMFHGTDVAKGGINLWINRKAKYMEQIAAMQKRNAEAQASQGLPVTADKNWIVVVPDDIQ from the coding sequence ATGAAGATCGCCAAGACGCTGATGTCCGCAGCCCTTAGTCTCGGTCTGGCCGTCACCGCACAGGCCGCCACCGAGCTCGCACACTGGCCCGAGCCCGCGGCGAAGCAATTGAATGCCCTGATCGCCAAGCACGCCAACCAGGGCAATTTCGCGGTATTCGACATGGACAACACCAGCTACCGCTACGACCTGGAAGAGTCGCTGCTGCCATTCCTGGAAATGAAAGGCGTGCTCACCCGCGAGAAGCTGGACCCCTCCCTCAGGCTGATCCCCTTCAAGGATGTGAACGGCCACAAGGAAAGCCTGAACAGCTACTACTACCGGTTGTGCGAAGTGGACGATCTGGTCTGCTACCCCTGGGTCGCCCAAGTGTTCTCCGGTTTCACCCTGGGTGAGCTGAAAGGCTACGTCGACGAACTGATGGCCCACGGCAAGCCGATTCCCGCCACCTACTACGAGGGGGATGAGGTGAAGACCATCGAGATCAACCCGCCGAAGGTCTTCACCGGCCAGAAGGAGCTGATGAACAAGCTCCACGAGAACGGTATCGAGGTGTACATCATCACCGCCGCCCTGGAGGAGCTGGTGCGCATGGTCGCCGCGGACCCGAAGTACGGCTACAACGTGAAGCCGGAAAATGTCATCGGCGTCACCACGCTGCTGAAGGACCGCAAGACCGGCGCCCTGACCACCAGCCGCAAGCAGATCGCCGACGGCCAGTATGACCAGAAGGCCAACCTCGACCTGGAACTGACTCCCTACCTCTGGACCCCAGCCACCTGGATGTCCGGCAAGTACGCGGCGATCCTCACCTATATCGATGAGTGGAAGAAGCCCATCCTGGCCGCCGGCGATACCCCCATCAGCGACGGCTACATGATGTTCCATGGCACCGACGTGGCCAAAGGCGGCATCAACCTGTGGATCAATCGCAAGGCCAAGTACATGGAGCAGATCGCTGCCATGCAGAAGCGCAACGCCGAGGCCCAGGCAAGCCAGGGCCTGCCGGTGACGGCGGACAAGAACTGGATCGTGGTGGTCCCCGACGACATCCAGTGA